The proteins below come from a single Mytilus edulis chromosome 5, xbMytEdul2.2, whole genome shotgun sequence genomic window:
- the LOC139525598 gene encoding maestro heat-like repeat-containing protein family member 1 isoform X1 — protein MIMPGVDDDAIRNTGGQVDDLAMAMIDAAYDREADCRDQICDALFDLGKKRPALVLSSAYSYLKKHNKLQTGHRVVLLQCMERIIKETLSELEPPLAVDVIKQAAMELTVSKEVMPEWQTAASGVLVSLGARFCDEVMDEMLQRFQPGILPHFFVIQTIGNLATSNVYGMVPHLTAVLGTMLPMLGMAKHENMRWVFSSAISKFSEAIIDYCANTDKAPDPSVSKERFEQEIGSAFDVLFNSWLHITKEMKLRVAIVEAIGNMCHLMARDKLEEQLPKILQVILGLYKKHPEPIHVTQGLCSVLDAVCIEGNTVLEPNLDTVLGFLFPQIINPPDYKNPQSIKNHNEVLRCLAIIARSFSGKLTGILLSKLESGNEKMKIGMLTVFKHLINAATESMQDKQEVVVSGLKMMLSEQNNKLKKVFAQVVIAMAHHGYLELEGGQQMIEFIIKQSALKNDPPGKKSPDPEYVSNQALRTMCDHVLQLLTTTVEDMEHVLWPYLLELIVPEQYTEAQGVVCKCLSHLATKKRKEQTEDYEIDFETQANIPKPEALIARLMVLAGRPQNGRNRGIHVLTLMQGLVPNLNENLVELWDTVIPKLIQYLEDASKEDTWNQKNWEDLSLKLLSKSLDVVDNEEWIAELGEVFGQQIPMYNNYPDEKNFMYKCLGVITRKSTKKDFVGKHLDLIFGSVKHSDQTEREGCAIAMGFCAASHLDAVLSKLESVAKTELQQKSSGLFSFMKIGFAANKGEKSEVDIERTKATLMLCYGFVALFSPVSLIVSRMEATILRSIQPYFANVKDAHNLELRRCLIRTIELIGKAFDPKIMKKSHSFIPKQKFISSVKSYMQMESTTSLTNETRALAMNACSTLVKLDPRLNEAEELDLVKTSIDCIYPLPLGGIPVSKKGKEESYDKTLEAEVLMSATFDALHDLLKEILLKDLTPNGLNTIFKQLSKWFLSIEEYERERSLTTLLIVENFLLENMEPSSNNITDFPTECVILAKLVPRCTDPNIRVRQMAMDCVQCTLRIASKIAGNSMDQPDQMIDALCTLKERLEKDDPNVLFSVINDLAKVIAKKLPSGQLIEFLDVLQEGLLDPQSHSSSGACVVLNGILKARGNEVSKQVSTIIGYLHDKLGQIEFDQTRTGTLRSVRTLSSHHLTNVLKALLSYPLPYDSNIVAIWQILSQDAMLTSGFTDQMLDMLARQLPYEEKKDGDRTIKIATQTPLAVTCALKIIFDVEESEEVVKKNYHRFFSSLLIRIGSSIDCKPPKPVVEEKESKPKEKKKSVPPPSSKVPVPSLAAVEAFRSFLQRSKSEDIIEGLDKEDCWEMFEDEERYPESVTILCRYLVESAVGGPYISKIVTSLASGLSSLYDPQRVTVAAFFSELINLKCAGNDDMIEMVMNSLLGRLVDSSHMVRMLCIRGLGNVASNEKQQVQQYSTTVLSAMMAGMDDKEDPEDLITTEAMSGLSKILSEIDESHIRAILINVSLRIRPCFEKDRPAVRAQAFILFGNLSRFGDGPSKAPFLEQIHSNFVSLLLHLNDPEQEVKKACKFSLRLLGPLLESEAINNKFQKYLLEDANLIYGEFMNDLAKCIIQDFPDKVNFYVMGCISFYKSMWSEIKCNAALFTGYLLGNLQHDKQVAISKEHVCAALIILLKDQSPSVRAAAAEAMSLLYEY, from the exons ATGATAATGCCTGGAGTAGACGATGATGCAATTCGGAATACGGGTGGCCAAGTCGATG aCTTGGCCATGGCCATGATTGATGCTGCCTACGACAGGGAAGCAGACTGCAGGGACCAGATCTGTGATGCTTTGTTTGACCTTGGAAAGAAGAGGCCAGCACTTGTCTTAAGCTCTGCATATTCTTACCTAAAGAAGCACAACAAA CTTCAAACTGGCCACAGAGTTGTGTTGTTACAATGTATGGAAAGGATTATAAAGGAAACACTGAGCGAGCTGGAGCCACCATTAGCTGTAGATGTCATTAAACAAGCTGCTATGGAACTGACTGTTTCAAAG GAAGTAATGCCAGAATGGCAGACAGCTGCAAGTGGTGTCCTGGTTTCCTTGGGAGCCAGATTTTGTGATGAAGTTATGGATGAAATGTTACAAAGATTTCAACCAGGAATTTTACCTCATTTCTTTGTGATCCAGACCATAGGAAACTTAGCCACATCTAATG TGTATGGAATGGTTCCACATTTGACTGCAGTGTTAGGAACAATGTTACCCATGTTAGGGATGGCCAAACATGAAAATATGAGATGGGTATTTTCATCAG CAATATCAAAATTTAGTGAGGCCATCATAGACTATTGTGCCAATACTGACAAGGCCCCAGATCCCTCAGTATCAAAAGAAAGATTTGAACAGGAAATAGGATCAGCATTTGATGTTTTGTTTAACTCCTGGTTACATATAACGAAGGAAATGAAA TTGAGAGTAGCTATTGTTGAAGCTATTGGGAACATGTGTCATTTAATGGCCAGAGATAAACTGGAAGAACAATTGCCAAAAATTCTACAGGTTATTTTAGGATTGTACAAAAAGCATCCAGAACCAATTCATGTTACCCAG GGATTGTGCAGTGTATTAGATGCAGTTTGTATAGAAGGAAATACAGTGTTAGAACCAAACCTGGATACAGTTTTAGGATTTCTTTTCCCACAA ataattAATCCACCAGACTACAAAAATCCGCAAAGCATAAAGAATCATAATGAAGTTCTCAGATGTTTGGCTATTATAG CCAGGTCATTTTCTGGTAAATTGACTGGCATTTTATTATCAAAGCTGGAGAGTGGAAATGAGAAGATGAAAATAGGAATGCTGACAGTGTTCAAACATCTTATAAATGCTGCAA cCGAATCCATGCAAGACAAACAGGAAGTAGTTGTGTCTGGTCTGAAAATGATGCTCAGTGAACAGAATAACAAG CTGAAGAAAGTATTTGCCCAGGTTGTAATTGCCATGGCACATCACGGTTATCTAGAACTTGAAGGAGGACAACAAATGATAGAGTTCATCATTAAACAGTCTGCACTCAAAAATGATCCTCCT ggTAAAAAGTCTCCCGATCCTGAGTATGTGTCTAACCAAGCGTTACGTACCATGTGTGATCATGTTTTACAGTTACTGACAACCACAGTGGAGGATATGGAACAT gTTTTATGGCCATATTTATTAGAATTAATTGTCCCTGAACAATATACAGAGGCTCAAGGAGTAGTATGCAAATGTTTGTCTCACTTGGCTACTAAAAAAAGGAAAGAACAAACAGAAGATTATGAGATAGATTTTGAAACTCAAG ctAATATTCCCAAACCGGAAGCTTTGATAGCTAGACTGATGGTACTAGCAGGACGACCACAAAATGGTAGAAACAGAGGGATTCATGTACTCACATTAATGCAGGGACTGGTTcctaatttaaatgaaaatctgGTAGAGCTATGGGACACTGTTATACCTAAACTAATCCAGTATTTGGAAG ATGCCAGTAAAGAAGATACTTGGAACCAGAAGAATTGGGAGGATTTGTCTCTTAAg TTGCTAAGTAAAAGTTTAGATGTTGTAGACAATGAAGAATGGATAGCTGAGCTTGGAGAAGTATTCGGACAACAGATACCTATGTATAATAATTATCCTGATGAAAAG AACTTCATGTATAAATGTCTCGGTGTGATTACAAGAAAATCAACAAAGAAAGATTTTGTAGGAAAACATTTAGATTTAATATTTGGTTCAGTGAAACATTCAGATCAGACAGAGAGAGAG gGCTGTGCTATAGCAATGGGATTCTGTGCTGCTTCACATTTAGATGCTGTCCTTTCAAAATTAGAATCTGTTGCTAAAACAGAACTTCAGCAAAAATCCTCAGGATTGTTTAGTTTTATGAAG ATAGGGTTTGCTGCAAATAAG GGTGAGAAGTCGGAAGTTGATATAGAAAGGACAAAAGCTACATTGATGCTGTGTTATGGTTTTGTAGCCTTATTTTCTCCAGTTTCTCTCATTGTGTCCAGAATGGAAGCTACAATTCTTAGAAGTATTCAACCATACTTTGCCAATGTTAAG GATGCGCACAATCTAGAACTTAGACGATGTTTAATCAGGACAATCGAATTGATTGGAAAAGCTTTTGATCCTAAGATAATGAAGAAATCACATTCATTCATACCAAAGCAAAAATTCATATCTTCAGTTAAG AGTTATATGCAGATGGAGAGTACAACATCATTAACCAATGAAACAAGAGCTTTAGCAATGAATGCTTGTTCAACATTAGT TAAACTGGATCCCCGTTTAAACGAGGCAGAAGAACTTGATCTTGTGAAAACCAGTATAGACTGTATATATCCACTGCCACTTGGTGGAATACCTGTGTCAAAGAAGGGGAAGGAAGAATCGTATGACAAGACGTTAGAAGCTGAAGTGCTGATGTCAGCAACATTTGATGCTTTACATGACTTACTTAAAGAAATACTCCTCAAAGATCTCACTCCTAATGGACTAAATACTATTTTCAAG CAACTGAGTAAATGGTTTCTTTCTATTGAAGAGTATGAGCGAGAAAGGAGTTTAACAACACTTCTTATTGTAGAAAACTTTTTATTAGAAAATATGGAACCGAGTTCAAAT AATATAACAGATTTCCCCACTGAATGTGTCATCCTTGCCAAGCTAGTCCCAAGATGTACAGATCCCAATATAAGAGTTAGACAGATGGCTATGGACTGTGTTCAGTGTACACTTAGGATTGCTTCAAAAATAGCAG gTAATTCAATGGACCAGCCAGATCAGATGATTGATGCTTTGTGTACACTTAAAGAACGGCTAGAGAAAGATGATCCAAATGTTTTATTCAGTGTTATAAACGACCTTGCCAAG gtgATTGCTAAAAAGTTACCAAGTGGTCAACTGATAGAATTTTTAGATGTTTTACAAGAAGGGCTTTTAGATCCCCAGTCACACAGTTCATCTGGGGCCTGTGTTGTACTAAATGGTATTCTTAAAGCTAGAGGCAACGAAGTATCAAAACAG GTCTCTACTATTATCGGTTATCTTCATGATAAGTTAGGTCAGATTGAGTTTGATCAAACCAGAACTGGTACACTAAGATCTGTCAGAACATTGTCGTCACATCATCTCACTAATGTATTAAAGGCTTTACTGAGTTATCCACTACCTTATGATAG TAATATAGTAGCAATATGGCAAATTCTATCCCAGGATGCCATGCTAACGTCTGGTTTCACTGATCAGATGTTGGACATGCTGGCGAGACAATTACCatatgaagaaaagaaagatgGAGACAGAACAATAAAAATTGCAACACAAACACCTTTAGCt GTGACTTGtgctttaaaaattatatttgatgTTGAAGAATCTGAAGAGGTGGTTAAGAAGAATTACcacagatttttttcttcactaCTTATAAGAATTGGTTCTTCTATTGATTGTAAGCCTCCAAAACCTGTTGTG GAGGAAAAGGAAAGTAAaccaaaagaaaagaagaaatctGTTCCACCTCCATCGTCTAAAGTTCCAGTTCCTAGTCT GGCAGCTGTAGAGGCATTTAGGTCATTTCTACAGAGGTCAAAGTCAGAGGACATTATAGAGGGACTTGACAAAGAAGATTGCTGGGAAATGTTTGAAGATGAAGAAAGATATCCTGAAAGTGTCACCATATTATGCAG ATATTTAGTAGAAAGCGCAGTAGGAGGACCGTACATATCAAAGATAGTTACATCTCTTGCTTCAGGCTTGTCAAGTTTGTACGACCCTCAGAGAGTTACAGTGGCTGCGTTCTTTTCAGAG TTGATAAATCTGAAATGTGCTGGTAATGACGACATGATAGAAATGGTGATGAACAGTTTACTGGGAAGACTTGTAGATTCTTCTCACATGGTTAGAATGTTGTGTATCAGAGGCCTGGGAAATGTGGCCAGTAATGAGAAACAACAG gTACAGCAATACTCCACGACAGTTCTATCAGCTATGATGGCCGGTATGGACGACAAAGAGGACCCTGAGGATCTCATCACCACAGAGGCCATGTCTGGACTGTCAAAGATTCTGTCAGAGATAGATGAGAGTCACATCAGAGCAATACTCATTAATGTTTCACTCAGAATTAGACCTTGCTTTGAAAAG GATCGACCTGCTGTTCGAGCTCAGGCATTTATTTTGTTTGGTAATTTATCAAGGTTTGGAGATGGTCCATCTAAAGCTCCATTTTTAGAACAAATACACAGTAACTTTGTTAGTTTATTACTGCATCTAAATGATCCAGAACAGGAAGTAAAAAAG GCTTGCAAGTTTTCATTGCGTCTCTTAGGACCACTGCTAGAGTCAGAGGCTATTAATAATAAATTCCAGAAATATCTACTGGAAGATGCTAATCTTATTTATGGGGAGTTTATGAATGATTTAGCAAAATGTATT
- the LOC139525598 gene encoding maestro heat-like repeat-containing protein family member 1 isoform X3 — MIMPGVDDDAIRNTGGQVDDLAMAMIDAAYDREADCRDQICDALFDLGKKRPALVLSSAYSYLKKHNKLQTGHRVVLLQCMERIIKETLSELEPPLAVDVIKQAAMELTVSKEVMPEWQTAASGVLVSLGARFCDEVMDEMLQRFQPGILPHFFVIQTIGNLATSNVYGMVPHLTAVLGTMLPMLGMAKHENMRWVFSSAISKFSEAIIDYCANTDKAPDPSVSKERFEQEIGSAFDVLFNSWLHITKEMKLRVAIVEAIGNMCHLMARDKLEEQLPKILQVILGLYKKHPEPIHVTQGLCSVLDAVCIEGNTVLEPNLDTVLGFLFPQIINPPDYKNPQSIKNHNEVLRCLAIIARSFSGKLTGILLSKLESGNEKMKIGMLTVFKHLINAATESMQDKQEVVVSGLKMMLSEQNNKLKKVFAQVVIAMAHHGYLELEGGQQMIEFIIKQSALKNDPPGKKSPDPEYVSNQALRTMCDHVLQLLTTTVEDMEHVLWPYLLELIVPEQYTEAQGVVCKCLSHLATKKRKEQTEDYEIDFETQANIPKPEALIARLMVLAGRPQNGRNRGIHVLTLMQGLVPNLNENLVELWDTVIPKLIQYLEDASKEDTWNQKNWEDLSLKLLSKSLDVVDNEEWIAELGEVFGQQIPMYNNYPDEKNFMYKCLGVITRKSTKKDFVGKHLDLIFGSVKHSDQTEREGCAIAMGFCAASHLDAVLSKLESVAKTELQQKSSGLFSFMKGEKSEVDIERTKATLMLCYGFVALFSPVSLIVSRMEATILRSIQPYFANVKDAHNLELRRCLIRTIELIGKAFDPKIMKKSHSFIPKQKFISSVKSYMQMESTTSLTNETRALAMNACSTLVKLDPRLNEAEELDLVKTSIDCIYPLPLGGIPVSKKGKEESYDKTLEAEVLMSATFDALHDLLKEILLKDLTPNGLNTIFKQLSKWFLSIEEYERERSLTTLLIVENFLLENMEPSSNNITDFPTECVILAKLVPRCTDPNIRVRQMAMDCVQCTLRIASKIAGNSMDQPDQMIDALCTLKERLEKDDPNVLFSVINDLAKVIAKKLPSGQLIEFLDVLQEGLLDPQSHSSSGACVVLNGILKARGNEVSKQVSTIIGYLHDKLGQIEFDQTRTGTLRSVRTLSSHHLTNVLKALLSYPLPYDSNIVAIWQILSQDAMLTSGFTDQMLDMLARQLPYEEKKDGDRTIKIATQTPLAVTCALKIIFDVEESEEVVKKNYHRFFSSLLIRIGSSIDCKPPKPVVEEKESKPKEKKKSVPPPSSKVPVPSLAAVEAFRSFLQRSKSEDIIEGLDKEDCWEMFEDEERYPESVTILCRYLVESAVGGPYISKIVTSLASGLSSLYDPQRVTVAAFFSELINLKCAGNDDMIEMVMNSLLGRLVDSSHMVRMLCIRGLGNVASNEKQQVQQYSTTVLSAMMAGMDDKEDPEDLITTEAMSGLSKILSEIDESHIRAILINVSLRIRPCFEKDRPAVRAQAFILFGNLSRFGDGPSKAPFLEQIHSNFVSLLLHLNDPEQEVKKACKFSLRLLGPLLESEAINNKFQKYLLEDANLIYGEFMNDLAKCIIQDFPDKVNFYVMGCISFYKSMWSEIKCNAALFTGYLLGNLQHDKQVAISKEHVCAALIILLKDQSPSVRAAAAEAMSLLYEY, encoded by the exons ATGATAATGCCTGGAGTAGACGATGATGCAATTCGGAATACGGGTGGCCAAGTCGATG aCTTGGCCATGGCCATGATTGATGCTGCCTACGACAGGGAAGCAGACTGCAGGGACCAGATCTGTGATGCTTTGTTTGACCTTGGAAAGAAGAGGCCAGCACTTGTCTTAAGCTCTGCATATTCTTACCTAAAGAAGCACAACAAA CTTCAAACTGGCCACAGAGTTGTGTTGTTACAATGTATGGAAAGGATTATAAAGGAAACACTGAGCGAGCTGGAGCCACCATTAGCTGTAGATGTCATTAAACAAGCTGCTATGGAACTGACTGTTTCAAAG GAAGTAATGCCAGAATGGCAGACAGCTGCAAGTGGTGTCCTGGTTTCCTTGGGAGCCAGATTTTGTGATGAAGTTATGGATGAAATGTTACAAAGATTTCAACCAGGAATTTTACCTCATTTCTTTGTGATCCAGACCATAGGAAACTTAGCCACATCTAATG TGTATGGAATGGTTCCACATTTGACTGCAGTGTTAGGAACAATGTTACCCATGTTAGGGATGGCCAAACATGAAAATATGAGATGGGTATTTTCATCAG CAATATCAAAATTTAGTGAGGCCATCATAGACTATTGTGCCAATACTGACAAGGCCCCAGATCCCTCAGTATCAAAAGAAAGATTTGAACAGGAAATAGGATCAGCATTTGATGTTTTGTTTAACTCCTGGTTACATATAACGAAGGAAATGAAA TTGAGAGTAGCTATTGTTGAAGCTATTGGGAACATGTGTCATTTAATGGCCAGAGATAAACTGGAAGAACAATTGCCAAAAATTCTACAGGTTATTTTAGGATTGTACAAAAAGCATCCAGAACCAATTCATGTTACCCAG GGATTGTGCAGTGTATTAGATGCAGTTTGTATAGAAGGAAATACAGTGTTAGAACCAAACCTGGATACAGTTTTAGGATTTCTTTTCCCACAA ataattAATCCACCAGACTACAAAAATCCGCAAAGCATAAAGAATCATAATGAAGTTCTCAGATGTTTGGCTATTATAG CCAGGTCATTTTCTGGTAAATTGACTGGCATTTTATTATCAAAGCTGGAGAGTGGAAATGAGAAGATGAAAATAGGAATGCTGACAGTGTTCAAACATCTTATAAATGCTGCAA cCGAATCCATGCAAGACAAACAGGAAGTAGTTGTGTCTGGTCTGAAAATGATGCTCAGTGAACAGAATAACAAG CTGAAGAAAGTATTTGCCCAGGTTGTAATTGCCATGGCACATCACGGTTATCTAGAACTTGAAGGAGGACAACAAATGATAGAGTTCATCATTAAACAGTCTGCACTCAAAAATGATCCTCCT ggTAAAAAGTCTCCCGATCCTGAGTATGTGTCTAACCAAGCGTTACGTACCATGTGTGATCATGTTTTACAGTTACTGACAACCACAGTGGAGGATATGGAACAT gTTTTATGGCCATATTTATTAGAATTAATTGTCCCTGAACAATATACAGAGGCTCAAGGAGTAGTATGCAAATGTTTGTCTCACTTGGCTACTAAAAAAAGGAAAGAACAAACAGAAGATTATGAGATAGATTTTGAAACTCAAG ctAATATTCCCAAACCGGAAGCTTTGATAGCTAGACTGATGGTACTAGCAGGACGACCACAAAATGGTAGAAACAGAGGGATTCATGTACTCACATTAATGCAGGGACTGGTTcctaatttaaatgaaaatctgGTAGAGCTATGGGACACTGTTATACCTAAACTAATCCAGTATTTGGAAG ATGCCAGTAAAGAAGATACTTGGAACCAGAAGAATTGGGAGGATTTGTCTCTTAAg TTGCTAAGTAAAAGTTTAGATGTTGTAGACAATGAAGAATGGATAGCTGAGCTTGGAGAAGTATTCGGACAACAGATACCTATGTATAATAATTATCCTGATGAAAAG AACTTCATGTATAAATGTCTCGGTGTGATTACAAGAAAATCAACAAAGAAAGATTTTGTAGGAAAACATTTAGATTTAATATTTGGTTCAGTGAAACATTCAGATCAGACAGAGAGAGAG gGCTGTGCTATAGCAATGGGATTCTGTGCTGCTTCACATTTAGATGCTGTCCTTTCAAAATTAGAATCTGTTGCTAAAACAGAACTTCAGCAAAAATCCTCAGGATTGTTTAGTTTTATGAAG GGTGAGAAGTCGGAAGTTGATATAGAAAGGACAAAAGCTACATTGATGCTGTGTTATGGTTTTGTAGCCTTATTTTCTCCAGTTTCTCTCATTGTGTCCAGAATGGAAGCTACAATTCTTAGAAGTATTCAACCATACTTTGCCAATGTTAAG GATGCGCACAATCTAGAACTTAGACGATGTTTAATCAGGACAATCGAATTGATTGGAAAAGCTTTTGATCCTAAGATAATGAAGAAATCACATTCATTCATACCAAAGCAAAAATTCATATCTTCAGTTAAG AGTTATATGCAGATGGAGAGTACAACATCATTAACCAATGAAACAAGAGCTTTAGCAATGAATGCTTGTTCAACATTAGT TAAACTGGATCCCCGTTTAAACGAGGCAGAAGAACTTGATCTTGTGAAAACCAGTATAGACTGTATATATCCACTGCCACTTGGTGGAATACCTGTGTCAAAGAAGGGGAAGGAAGAATCGTATGACAAGACGTTAGAAGCTGAAGTGCTGATGTCAGCAACATTTGATGCTTTACATGACTTACTTAAAGAAATACTCCTCAAAGATCTCACTCCTAATGGACTAAATACTATTTTCAAG CAACTGAGTAAATGGTTTCTTTCTATTGAAGAGTATGAGCGAGAAAGGAGTTTAACAACACTTCTTATTGTAGAAAACTTTTTATTAGAAAATATGGAACCGAGTTCAAAT AATATAACAGATTTCCCCACTGAATGTGTCATCCTTGCCAAGCTAGTCCCAAGATGTACAGATCCCAATATAAGAGTTAGACAGATGGCTATGGACTGTGTTCAGTGTACACTTAGGATTGCTTCAAAAATAGCAG gTAATTCAATGGACCAGCCAGATCAGATGATTGATGCTTTGTGTACACTTAAAGAACGGCTAGAGAAAGATGATCCAAATGTTTTATTCAGTGTTATAAACGACCTTGCCAAG gtgATTGCTAAAAAGTTACCAAGTGGTCAACTGATAGAATTTTTAGATGTTTTACAAGAAGGGCTTTTAGATCCCCAGTCACACAGTTCATCTGGGGCCTGTGTTGTACTAAATGGTATTCTTAAAGCTAGAGGCAACGAAGTATCAAAACAG GTCTCTACTATTATCGGTTATCTTCATGATAAGTTAGGTCAGATTGAGTTTGATCAAACCAGAACTGGTACACTAAGATCTGTCAGAACATTGTCGTCACATCATCTCACTAATGTATTAAAGGCTTTACTGAGTTATCCACTACCTTATGATAG TAATATAGTAGCAATATGGCAAATTCTATCCCAGGATGCCATGCTAACGTCTGGTTTCACTGATCAGATGTTGGACATGCTGGCGAGACAATTACCatatgaagaaaagaaagatgGAGACAGAACAATAAAAATTGCAACACAAACACCTTTAGCt GTGACTTGtgctttaaaaattatatttgatgTTGAAGAATCTGAAGAGGTGGTTAAGAAGAATTACcacagatttttttcttcactaCTTATAAGAATTGGTTCTTCTATTGATTGTAAGCCTCCAAAACCTGTTGTG GAGGAAAAGGAAAGTAAaccaaaagaaaagaagaaatctGTTCCACCTCCATCGTCTAAAGTTCCAGTTCCTAGTCT GGCAGCTGTAGAGGCATTTAGGTCATTTCTACAGAGGTCAAAGTCAGAGGACATTATAGAGGGACTTGACAAAGAAGATTGCTGGGAAATGTTTGAAGATGAAGAAAGATATCCTGAAAGTGTCACCATATTATGCAG ATATTTAGTAGAAAGCGCAGTAGGAGGACCGTACATATCAAAGATAGTTACATCTCTTGCTTCAGGCTTGTCAAGTTTGTACGACCCTCAGAGAGTTACAGTGGCTGCGTTCTTTTCAGAG TTGATAAATCTGAAATGTGCTGGTAATGACGACATGATAGAAATGGTGATGAACAGTTTACTGGGAAGACTTGTAGATTCTTCTCACATGGTTAGAATGTTGTGTATCAGAGGCCTGGGAAATGTGGCCAGTAATGAGAAACAACAG gTACAGCAATACTCCACGACAGTTCTATCAGCTATGATGGCCGGTATGGACGACAAAGAGGACCCTGAGGATCTCATCACCACAGAGGCCATGTCTGGACTGTCAAAGATTCTGTCAGAGATAGATGAGAGTCACATCAGAGCAATACTCATTAATGTTTCACTCAGAATTAGACCTTGCTTTGAAAAG GATCGACCTGCTGTTCGAGCTCAGGCATTTATTTTGTTTGGTAATTTATCAAGGTTTGGAGATGGTCCATCTAAAGCTCCATTTTTAGAACAAATACACAGTAACTTTGTTAGTTTATTACTGCATCTAAATGATCCAGAACAGGAAGTAAAAAAG GCTTGCAAGTTTTCATTGCGTCTCTTAGGACCACTGCTAGAGTCAGAGGCTATTAATAATAAATTCCAGAAATATCTACTGGAAGATGCTAATCTTATTTATGGGGAGTTTATGAATGATTTAGCAAAATGTATT